In Fundulus heteroclitus isolate FHET01 unplaced genomic scaffold, MU-UCD_Fhet_4.1 scaffold_81, whole genome shotgun sequence, a genomic segment contains:
- the LOC118562175 gene encoding general transcription factor II-I repeat domain-containing protein 2-like translates to MAKRKVDAENRGFQARWEADYMFTEVKGKPVCLLCGESLAVMKEYNLRRHYQTSQKHTDKDKNMNTEQRLQKVEELKRGHKSRQAMFTFAKSQSEAAVKASFIVAKEVAKSARPFTEGEFIKNCMLKVCDAVCPDKRQLFSNVSLSRNTVAERVDQLSTNIKEQLVRKAKDFIAYSLAVDESTDTSDIAQLSVFIRGVDSSLSITEEFLALHPMHGTTTGQDLYEEVSRCVTEMGLPWEKLVGLTTDEAPAMCGHRSGLVARIRARMREENVADELTAYHCIIHQESLCGKALKMEHVMTTITRAVNIIRAKGLNHHKFKAFLGELETEYGDLPYHTEVRWLSQGKVLQRCFELREEICLFMESKGKDTTELRDETFLCEMAFLCDITSHLNVMNLQLQGRGRVISDMYSTVKAFKTKLSLWEMQMRKENLSHFSSCQTIKEKLSTAVFPSVQFADKLNLLAADFQRRFADFEPQKSRFQLLSNPFAVDVESAPPNLQMELIELQCNDTLKEKYERVGAAEFARFIPDTMPQLRIQAARTLSMFGSTYLCEQLFSLMKLNKTSHRSRLTHNHLHSILRISSAQSLTPNIEELVQKMRHHQVSGSASDK, encoded by the coding sequence ATGGCTAAACGCAAGGTGGATGCTGAGAATAGAGGGTTTCAAGCAAGGTGGGAGGCAGACTACATGTTTACAGAGGTAAAAGGCAAACCTGTGTGTCTTCTGTGTGGAGAAAGTTTGGCTGTAATGAAAGAATATAATCTAAGAAGGCACTATCAAACTTctcagaaacacacagacaaagACAAGAATATGAACACGGAACAAAGGCTACAGAAGGTGGAAGAATTAAAACGAGGCCATAAGTCCCGGCAGGCTATGTTCACATTTGCCAAATCACAAAGCGAGGCTGCTGTCAAGGCTAGCTTTATTGTGGCAAAAGAGGTCGCAAAATCAGCCCGGCCCTTTACAGAAGGAGAGTTTATCAAAAACTGTATGCTCAAAGTTTGTGACGCAGTGTGCCCAGACAAAAGACAACTATTTTCAAACGTGAGCTTGAGCAGAAACACCGTTGCTGAACGTGTAGACCAGCTTTCCACCAATATAAAAGAACAACTTGTGAGAAAGGCAAAAGATTTCATTGCATATTCTCTTGCTGTGGATGAAAGCACGGATACATCTGACATTGCCCAGCTGTCAGTTTTCATCCGTGGAGTAGATTCCAGCCTGAGCATAACCGAAGAGTTTTTGGCATTACATCCTATGCATGGCACAACTACAGGGCAGGATTTGTATGAAGAGGTATCCAGATGTGTAACTGAGATGGGGCTGCCTTGGGAAAAACTTGTGGGATTAACCACAGACGAAGCACCCGCAATGTGTGGGCACAGGAGTGGATTGGTGGCAAGGATCCGTGCGAGGATGCGGGAGGAAAACGTTGCAGATGAGCTGACAGCTTATCACTGCATCATACACCAGGAGTCATTGTGTGGGAAAGCCTTAAAAATGGAACATGTAATGACCACCATAACCCGAGCAGTTAACATCATCAGAGCCAAAGGTTTAAATCACCACAAGTTCAAGGCATTTCTGGGCGAGTTAGAGACAGAGTACGGTGATTTACCGTATCACACAGAGGTGCGATGGCTAAGCCAGGGAAAGGTGCTGCAAAGATGCTTCGAGCTGCGCGAGGAGATCTGTCTGTTCATGGAAAGCAAGGGGAAAGACACAACAGAGCTCCGAGATGAAACTTTCCTGTGTGAAATGGCATTTCTCTGTGACATCACGAGCCATCTGAATGTGATGAATCTGCAGCTGCAGGGACGGGGACGTGTCATCTCTGATATGTACAGTACAGTGAAGGCCTTTAAAACCAAGCTGAGTCTGTGGGAGATGCAGATGAGGAAAGAAAACTTAAGCCACTTTTCCAGCTGCCAGACCATAAAAGAGAAGCTTTCCACCGCTGTGTTCCCGAGTGTACAGTTTGCTGATAAACTCAACCTACTTGCCGCCGACTTCCAACGCCGATTTGCTGATTTTGAACCCCAAAAAAGCAGGTTTCAACTGCTCAGCAATCCTTTTGCAGTTGATGTAGAAAGCGCACCACCAAATCTACAAATGGAGTTAATTGAGCTCCAGTGCAATGACACACTGAAGGAAAAATATGAGAGAGTGGGTGCTGCTGAGTTTGCACGTTTCATCCCCGACACAATGCCCCAGTTGCGCATCCAAGCTGCTCGGACGCTCTCCATGTTTGGCAGCACATACCTGTGTGAACAACTATTCTCTTTAATGAAGCTAAACAAAACATCACACAGGAGCCGTCTTACTCATAATCATCTTCACTCAATCCTGAGGATTTCCTCAGCTCAGAGCCTAACCCCAAATATTGAGGAACTGGTACAAAAGATGAGACATCACCAAGTATCAGGCTCAGCCTCAGACAAGTGA